From the genome of Silurus meridionalis isolate SWU-2019-XX chromosome 20, ASM1480568v1, whole genome shotgun sequence, one region includes:
- the basp1 gene encoding brain acid soluble protein 1 homolog, producing the protein MQRASDWTAGISADPPPRAPETDAEKGKSSRHFRKDLPAKTTAVEVQGTMGGKLSKKKKGYNVNDEKAKEKDTKTEGASVEENDTSKDNKDEAATATETTETANDTAAATKEAAPVADCSATTPKEEEKSAAPATKEEKLAASTTSTSNAKSADFAKMEPAKSPEAPPTKAEEKPASAPAPAKEEEPAKDTTPALKEPAPAKDPASAESKADAEAKKTEAPPAKGSASAHPVTMETSPAPSKEQTVAVQD; encoded by the exons ATGCAGCGCGCTTCAGACTGGACAGCCGGAATCAGCGCAGATCCGCCGCCACGCGCACCGGAGACAGACGCGGAGAAAGGAAAATCCAGCAGACACTTCAGAAAGGATCTTCCTGCAAAAACTACTGCCGTCG AGGTCCAAGGCACCATGGGAGGAAAACTgagcaagaagaagaagggatACAATGTGAATGATGAGAAGGCAAAAGAGAAGGACACAAAAACAGAGGGAGCGTCAGTAGAGGAAAACGACACTTCTAAAGACAACAAGGATGAAGCTGCGACTGCCACGGAAACCACCGAGACAGCCAATGACACGGCAGCAGCCACTAAAGAAGCGGCACCCGTTGCAGATTGCAGTGCGACCACGccaaaagaagaggagaagagcgCTGCCCCAGCAACCAAGGAAGAGAAATTAGCAGCTAGCACCACCTCAACATCTAATGCCAAGAGTGCTGATTTTGCAAAAATGGAACCTGCCAAGAGTCCTGAAGCCCCACCGACCAAGGCAGAAGAAAAACCCGCTTCTGCTCCAGCACCGGCCAAGGAGGAAGAACCAGCGAAAGATACCACCCCAGCTCTTAAAGAGCCTGCCCCAGCTAAGGATCCTGCCTCTGCGGAGAGCAAGGCAGATGCTGAGGCTAAAAAGACTGAAGCTCCACCCGCCAAAGGGTCCGCTTCTGCACATCCTGTAACCATGGAGACCAGCCCTGCTCCCAGTAAGGAGCAGACAGTCGCTGTGCAAGATTAA